CCACAGCTCCAACTGAAATTTTTTCCGGCTCCATGGCAAGAGTATGACCGCCTCCGGGACCTCTCTTGCTGGTGATGAATCCGCCTTTTTTCAGTTCTCTTATCAGTTTTTCAAGATATTTTATTGAAAGCCCCTGTCTCTTGGCAATATCACCTATTCTGACCGGGCCTGACGAACAATGCATAGCAATATCCAGAACCATTCTGGTTCCATAGCGGCTGCGGGTAGTTAATCTCATATTATATCCTTGTGAAACATTTTCCCTTAACAATTATTGGACTCAAGTATCAGGGTCAAGAGAATTTCTTTTTTACCTATTATACACTGAATACGGTTTTGCATACAGGTGTTGCAAAGTAGACTCAATGCTGATACAAGGAGATACTGGGATGTTTGTGCGCAACATGATGCGTGCTAATTTTTACTAT
The nucleotide sequence above comes from Maridesulfovibrio bastinii DSM 16055. Encoded proteins:
- a CDS encoding RrF2 family transcriptional regulator: MRLTTRSRYGTRMVLDIAMHCSSGPVRIGDIAKRQGLSIKYLEKLIRELKKGGFITSKRGPGGGHTLAMEPEKISVGAVVRSLEGEAGLVECLENDTQCQRIEQCPTREVWVKASQAMYEALDKISIADLLKEGSFCTKTNPLFSEQLP